The following proteins are co-located in the Pseudomonas sp. DY-1 genome:
- a CDS encoding alpha-ketoglutarate-dependent dioxygenase AlkB translates to MDLFDDIPLQLPNAELHYEPHFLSPDVASDWLARLVAETAWEQPQVHLHGRFYPVPRLVAWYGDAEASYRYSGLTHEPLPWTPLLAEIRARIVAAVGQPLNGVLLNYYRDGQDSMGWHSDDEPELGRNPLVASLNLGGTRRFDLRRKGGNRIEHSLELGHGALLVMSGPTQHHWQHQVAKTRTACAPRLNLTFRWIR, encoded by the coding sequence GTGGATCTGTTCGACGATATTCCCCTTCAGTTGCCAAACGCCGAGCTGCACTACGAGCCACACTTCCTTTCTCCGGACGTGGCCAGTGACTGGCTGGCGCGTTTGGTGGCCGAGACTGCCTGGGAGCAGCCACAGGTTCATCTGCATGGCCGCTTTTATCCGGTTCCCCGATTGGTGGCCTGGTACGGTGATGCCGAGGCCAGCTACCGCTATTCCGGCCTGACCCACGAGCCGCTGCCCTGGACGCCGTTGCTGGCGGAGATTCGCGCGCGGATCGTGGCGGCGGTGGGGCAGCCCCTGAATGGCGTGCTGCTCAACTACTATCGTGACGGTCAGGACTCCATGGGCTGGCACAGCGATGACGAGCCCGAGCTTGGCCGCAATCCGTTGGTCGCCTCGCTCAACCTGGGCGGCACCCGTCGCTTCGACCTGCGGCGCAAGGGTGGCAATCGCATCGAACATTCCCTGGAACTTGGCCATGGCGCACTACTGGTCATGAGTGGGCCGACACAGCATCATTGGCAGCACCAGGTGGCGAAGACCCGTACCGCTTGCGCCCCCCGTCTCAACCTCACCTTCCGATGGATTCGCTGA
- a CDS encoding GNAT family N-acetyltransferase, with protein MSIQPLSRLNELDPQQWDALLPDDQPFVRHAFLSTLEESGSVGGRSGWHPAHHLLRGSKGELRAALPAYLKSHSYGEYVFDWAWADACQRAGIPYYPKLLAAVPFTPVGGARVLAVNDAAASELLDAVVVDVATDNLSGLHINFTDSFADHHLRGREGWLERLGCQFHWRNHGYRDFQDFLDALSSRKRKQIRKEREQVAGQGIEFQWRQGRELDEADWDFVYACYANTYRVRGQAPYLTRTFFSLLAERMPQAIHVVLALQAGRPVAMAFSLQGGDTLYGRYWGCLAEFDRLHFETCFYQGIDQAIATGLQRFDAGAQGEHKLIRGFEPVITRSWHWLAHPGLRAAVGDFLVQERVGVLAYAEEARGLLPYRQD; from the coding sequence ATGTCGATCCAGCCCCTTTCCCGCCTCAATGAACTCGACCCGCAGCAGTGGGATGCCCTTCTGCCGGACGATCAGCCATTCGTGCGCCACGCCTTTTTATCCACCCTTGAAGAAAGCGGCAGCGTGGGTGGTCGCAGCGGATGGCATCCTGCCCACCACTTGCTGCGCGGATCGAAGGGCGAGTTGCGTGCCGCGTTGCCGGCTTACCTGAAGAGCCATTCCTATGGCGAATACGTATTCGACTGGGCCTGGGCCGATGCCTGCCAGCGCGCGGGCATCCCCTATTACCCCAAGTTGTTAGCGGCCGTGCCCTTTACCCCGGTGGGAGGCGCGCGCGTGCTGGCGGTGAATGACGCCGCAGCGAGCGAACTGCTTGATGCGGTAGTCGTCGATGTAGCCACTGACAATTTGTCCGGACTGCATATCAACTTCACCGACTCTTTTGCCGACCACCATTTGCGCGGGCGCGAAGGCTGGTTGGAGCGCTTGGGTTGCCAGTTTCACTGGCGCAACCACGGGTACCGGGATTTCCAGGATTTCCTCGACGCGTTGAGTTCACGCAAGCGCAAGCAGATCCGCAAAGAGCGCGAACAAGTAGCGGGGCAGGGGATCGAGTTCCAGTGGCGCCAAGGCCGGGAGTTGGATGAAGCGGATTGGGATTTCGTTTACGCCTGCTATGCCAACACCTACCGGGTGCGGGGCCAGGCGCCATACCTGACGCGAACCTTCTTCAGCCTGCTGGCGGAGCGGATGCCGCAAGCCATTCACGTGGTGTTGGCGCTGCAGGCAGGCCGGCCAGTGGCCATGGCATTTTCGCTACAGGGCGGAGACACCCTCTACGGGCGATATTGGGGTTGTCTGGCGGAGTTCGACAGGCTGCATTTCGAAACCTGTTTCTACCAGGGAATCGATCAGGCGATAGCCACGGGTCTGCAGCGCTTCGATGCGGGTGCTCAGGGCGAGCACAAATTGATTCGGGGATTCGAGCCAGTGATCACCCGCTCCTGGCACTGGCTCGCCCACCCCGGCTTGCGGGCTGCTGTGGGTGATTTCCTAGTGCAGGAGCGGGTTGGCGTGCTGGCCTACGCCGAGGAGGCGCGAGGCTTGCTGCCATATCGGCAGGATTGA
- a CDS encoding aspartate-semialdehyde dehydrogenase yields MLPPIPQGLVPVTAQQDVVKPRPDIAPVTPMQESAQESAVGLDKRHPQEAEELLREEQRRRQRRGYSPQELAAGEVAEEDQAVLQELPRQGLWVDVEV; encoded by the coding sequence ATGTTGCCACCCATTCCGCAGGGCCTGGTCCCCGTCACGGCCCAACAGGACGTGGTCAAGCCGCGTCCTGACATCGCGCCCGTCACTCCCATGCAGGAGAGTGCGCAGGAAAGCGCCGTGGGCCTGGACAAGCGCCATCCCCAGGAGGCCGAGGAACTGCTGCGCGAAGAGCAGCGTCGTCGTCAGCGGAGAGGTTATTCGCCCCAGGAACTGGCGGCCGGAGAGGTCGCCGAGGAAGATCAGGCCGTTCTCCAGGAGCTGCCACGTCAGGGGCTATGGGTGGATGTGGAGGTCTGA
- a CDS encoding peptidylprolyl isomerase codes for MLKKLVLGACALFVSLSLMAADKPHVLLTTSAGEIEVELEADKAPVSVKNFLDYVDAGFYNGTVFHRVIPGFMIQGGGFDTDMSQKDTRDPIKNEADNGLRNLRGTLAMARTQAVNSATSQFFINHNDNAFLDHGSRDFGYAVFGKVVRGMDVVDQIANVPTGNRGMFQNVPLQPVVILSAKRL; via the coding sequence ATGCTGAAGAAACTCGTCCTGGGCGCCTGCGCCCTGTTCGTCTCCCTGAGCCTGATGGCCGCCGACAAGCCCCATGTGCTTCTGACCACCAGTGCTGGGGAAATCGAGGTGGAACTGGAAGCCGACAAGGCCCCTGTCAGCGTGAAGAATTTCCTCGACTACGTGGATGCCGGGTTCTACAACGGCACCGTGTTCCATCGCGTGATCCCTGGTTTCATGATCCAGGGTGGCGGCTTCGATACCGACATGAGCCAGAAGGACACCCGTGACCCGATCAAGAACGAAGCCGACAACGGCCTGCGCAACCTGCGTGGCACCCTCGCCATGGCTCGTACCCAGGCGGTGAATTCGGCCACCAGCCAGTTCTTCATCAACCACAACGACAACGCCTTCCTCGACCACGGCAGCCGCGACTTTGGCTATGCGGTGTTCGGCAAGGTAGTGCGTGGTATGGATGTAGTGGACCAGATCGCCAATGTGCCCACCGGCAATCGCGGCATGTTCCAGAACGTACCGCTGCAGCCGGTAGTGATTCTCTCCGCCAAGCGGCTCTGA
- a CDS encoding alpha/beta fold hydrolase, with protein sequence MSYFDNDGCQLHYEDYGRGMPVLLIHGLGSSTRDWEYQVPALAAHYRVIVIDVRGHGRSDKPNERYSIAAFADDVTALIEHLKLIDVHLVGISMGGMIGFQLAVDHPELLRSLTIVNSGPEVKPHSPKEYLEIAKRWTLSRLLSLDSIAKALGGLLFPLPEQADLRRKIEERWPQNDKRAYLSALNAIIGWGVRDRLQRIKCPTLVITADRDYTPVAKKETYVKELPNARLVVIKNSRHATPLDQPERFNTTLLDFIAEVERKKDQIPC encoded by the coding sequence ATGTCCTACTTCGATAACGACGGTTGCCAACTGCACTACGAGGACTACGGCCGCGGCATGCCGGTCTTGCTGATTCACGGTCTCGGCTCCAGCACCCGCGATTGGGAATACCAGGTCCCTGCCCTGGCCGCCCACTATCGGGTAATCGTCATCGATGTGCGCGGCCACGGCCGCTCCGACAAGCCCAATGAGCGCTACAGCATCGCCGCCTTCGCCGATGACGTGACGGCGCTGATCGAGCACCTCAAGCTGATCGACGTGCATCTGGTCGGCATCAGCATGGGCGGGATGATCGGTTTCCAGCTCGCCGTCGATCACCCGGAACTGCTGCGCAGCCTGACCATCGTCAACAGCGGTCCCGAGGTGAAACCCCACTCGCCGAAGGAGTACCTGGAAATCGCCAAGCGCTGGACCCTTTCGCGCCTGCTCAGCCTCGATAGCATCGCCAAGGCTCTCGGCGGCCTGTTGTTCCCGTTGCCCGAGCAGGCTGACCTGCGCCGCAAGATCGAAGAACGCTGGCCGCAGAACGACAAACGCGCCTACCTTTCCGCGCTGAACGCCATCATTGGCTGGGGCGTACGCGATCGCCTGCAGCGCATCAAGTGCCCAACACTGGTGATCACCGCCGACCGTGACTACACCCCGGTCGCCAAGAAAGAGACGTATGTGAAGGAACTACCGAACGCGCGCCTGGTGGTCATCAAGAATTCCCGCCATGCCACCCCACTCGATCAACCCGAACGTTTCAACACCACCCTGCTCGACTTCATTGCTGAAGTGGAGCGCAAAAAGGACCAAATCCCATGCTGA
- a CDS encoding MFS transporter, giving the protein MQQSLQAANAWRVLFLLFLANLFNFFDRTIPAIIIEPVRHEWSLSDFQLGLIGTAFTLVYAIAGVPLGRMADTGARRKIMGWGLAVWSGLTAVNGLAWNFWSFLLVRMGVGIGEASYAPAANSLIGDLFPAHKRARAMGIFMLGLPLGLVLAFFTIGAMVKAFDSWRAPFFIAAVPGIILAIFMFFIKEPARGAAEAVQVSTATPMDKPLRRVLAIRTFWWLTVAGLTYNFATYATNSFMVPMLQRYFLMPLEQAAVATGIITGLTGLVGLTLGGWVADKVHQKSERGRLLLAAFSMAVAAVCTGYALFAGRIEIGLFVGVFSLGWLFAYNFYTCVYTAIQDVVEPRLRATAMALFFAGLYLLGGGLGPVVVGLLSDHYSQAAMLAAGASEMNETFKAVGLHNAMFLVPVALTLTMLALCQAARCFVRDAANMRQGMVAAAA; this is encoded by the coding sequence ATGCAGCAATCTCTTCAAGCGGCCAATGCCTGGCGCGTGCTCTTCCTGCTTTTTCTGGCCAACCTCTTCAATTTCTTCGACCGGACCATCCCGGCCATCATCATCGAGCCGGTGCGCCACGAGTGGAGCCTGAGCGATTTCCAGCTGGGCTTGATCGGCACTGCCTTCACCCTGGTTTATGCGATAGCTGGCGTGCCGCTTGGACGCATGGCCGACACTGGCGCGCGGAGGAAGATCATGGGCTGGGGCCTGGCGGTGTGGAGCGGCCTGACGGCCGTGAACGGCCTGGCCTGGAACTTCTGGAGCTTCCTGCTGGTACGCATGGGGGTGGGCATTGGCGAGGCCAGCTACGCGCCGGCTGCCAACTCGTTGATCGGTGATCTTTTCCCCGCCCACAAGCGTGCCCGTGCCATGGGCATCTTCATGCTGGGCTTGCCGCTGGGGCTGGTGCTGGCGTTCTTTACCATCGGTGCGATGGTGAAGGCCTTCGACAGTTGGCGTGCGCCGTTCTTCATCGCCGCTGTGCCAGGGATCATCCTGGCGATCTTCATGTTCTTCATCAAGGAACCTGCCCGTGGCGCCGCCGAGGCTGTGCAGGTGTCCACTGCAACCCCAATGGACAAGCCGCTACGCCGGGTGCTGGCGATCCGCACATTCTGGTGGCTGACCGTTGCGGGCCTGACCTACAACTTCGCCACTTACGCCACCAACTCCTTCATGGTGCCGATGCTGCAGCGCTACTTCCTGATGCCCCTCGAGCAGGCGGCAGTCGCCACCGGCATCATTACCGGCCTGACCGGATTGGTTGGCCTGACCCTGGGGGGCTGGGTGGCGGATAAAGTGCATCAGAAGTCTGAACGTGGCCGTCTTCTGCTGGCGGCATTCAGCATGGCGGTGGCGGCTGTCTGCACTGGCTATGCCCTGTTCGCCGGACGCATCGAGATCGGCCTGTTCGTAGGAGTGTTCAGCCTGGGCTGGCTGTTCGCCTACAACTTCTATACCTGCGTCTACACCGCCATCCAGGATGTGGTGGAGCCGCGCCTGCGGGCTACCGCGATGGCGCTGTTCTTTGCCGGTCTCTACCTGCTCGGCGGCGGTCTCGGCCCGGTAGTGGTGGGGCTGCTGTCGGACCATTACTCCCAGGCGGCGATGCTGGCGGCCGGTGCCAGCGAAATGAACGAGACGTTCAAGGCCGTGGGGCTGCATAACGCAATGTTCCTGGTGCCGGTGGCACTCACCCTGACCATGCTGGCGCTGTGCCAGGCGGCACGCTGCTTCGTGCGCGATGCGGCGAACATGCGCCAGGGGATGGTGGCAGCCGCGGCCTGA
- a CDS encoding DUF2790 domain-containing protein, giving the protein MKIASAVSAVLASLAPSVFAQDHHRDVGAGIPAVDYHYGMELDVQRVLYRTDATQRAGVVPVTMVYEDSQGDLHKVRFLEWGSHTSNS; this is encoded by the coding sequence ATGAAGATCGCATCCGCCGTCAGCGCCGTGCTCGCCAGCCTCGCTCCAAGTGTGTTCGCCCAGGACCACCATCGTGACGTAGGCGCCGGCATTCCCGCAGTCGACTATCACTACGGCATGGAACTGGACGTGCAGCGCGTCCTTTATCGCACCGACGCAACACAGCGTGCAGGCGTGGTTCCGGTAACCATGGTCTACGAGGACAGCCAGGGCGACCTGCACAAGGTTCGTTTCCTCGAATGGGGCAGCCATACCAGCAACAGCTGA
- the ccoM gene encoding cytochrome c oxidase subunit CcoM, with product MFVDTVVLAGIGTVGLMVAFFAGVGYFIWKDSHKRKPR from the coding sequence ATGTTCGTCGATACAGTGGTTCTCGCCGGTATAGGCACCGTCGGTCTCATGGTCGCTTTCTTCGCCGGTGTTGGTTACTTCATCTGGAAGGACTCGCACAAACGCAAGCCGCGTTGA
- the rapA gene encoding RNA polymerase-associated protein RapA has product MAQQYQPGQRWISDSEAELGLGTILTSDGRLLTVLYPATGETRQYALRNAPLTRVRFAPGDEITHFDGWKLNVQEVEDIDGLLIYHGITAQNEPRILPETQLNNFIQFRLANDRLFAGQIDPHKWFALRYHTLEHRSRLLQSSLWGLSGARAQPIAHQLHIAREVADRVAPRVLLADEVGLGKTIEAGLVIHRQLISGRASRVLILVPENLQHQWLVEMRRRFNLQVALFDAERFAESDASNPFEDSQLALVSLEWLKSSDRAQDAAFAAGWDLLVVDEAHHLVWHPEQASPEYRLVEQLAEVIPGVLLLTATPEQLGLESHFARLRLLDPSRFHDLEAFRAESANYRQVAEAVQELLDQGRLSAKAEATIKGFLGEEGEGLLHALAGGDEEAAPRLVRELLDRHGTGRVLFRNTRAAVQGFPERQLHPYPLPNPVEYMELPIGEHPDLYPEVSFQSQQDNSDETERWWRFDPRVEWLIDTLKMLKKFKVLVICAHAETALDLEDALRVRSGIPATVFHEGMSILERDRAAAYFADEEFGAQVLICSEIGSEGRNFQFAHHLVLFDLPAHPDLLEQRIGRLDRIGQKHTIQLHVPYLETSPQERLFQWYHQALNAFLATCPTGSAIQHKFGPRLLPMLEGGDDSAWDALVSEAEAERKRLEGEMHNGRDRLLELNSGGAGEGERLVEDILDQDDQFALPLYMESLFEAFGVDSEDHSENALVLKPGEKMLDAGFPLGDDEGVTVTYDRDQALSREDMQFLTWEHPMVQGGMDLVLSGSMGNTAVALIKNKALKPGTVLLELLYVSEAVAPRALQLSRFLPPKALRCLLDGNGNDLASKVAFDTLNDQLESVPRGSANKFVQAQRDVLAAQINAAEAKIAPRHAERVAEAKRRLKAELDEELARLTALRAVNPSVRDSELEAVRHQRDEGQQLLDKAALRLESIRVLVAG; this is encoded by the coding sequence ATGGCGCAGCAGTATCAACCGGGGCAACGCTGGATCAGTGACAGCGAAGCAGAGCTTGGGCTCGGAACCATCCTGACATCGGATGGCCGGCTGCTCACCGTGCTCTACCCGGCCACTGGCGAGACCCGCCAGTACGCGCTGCGCAATGCGCCGCTGACCCGCGTGCGCTTCGCTCCGGGCGACGAGATCACCCACTTCGACGGCTGGAAGCTCAATGTCCAGGAAGTCGAAGATATCGATGGGCTGTTGATCTATCACGGCATCACTGCCCAGAACGAACCTCGCATCCTCCCGGAAACCCAGCTGAACAACTTCATCCAGTTCCGCCTGGCCAACGATCGCCTGTTCGCCGGGCAGATCGACCCGCACAAGTGGTTCGCCCTGCGCTACCACACGCTGGAACACCGCTCGCGCCTGCTGCAATCCTCCCTCTGGGGTCTGTCCGGCGCCCGCGCCCAGCCGATCGCCCACCAGTTGCACATTGCTCGTGAGGTAGCCGACCGCGTTGCGCCGCGCGTACTGCTGGCCGACGAAGTAGGCCTGGGCAAGACCATCGAAGCCGGCCTCGTCATCCACCGCCAGCTCATCTCCGGCCGCGCCAGCCGGGTACTGATCCTGGTACCGGAGAACCTCCAGCACCAATGGCTGGTAGAAATGCGCCGTCGCTTCAACCTGCAGGTCGCCCTGTTCGATGCCGAACGCTTCGCCGAGAGCGATGCCAGCAACCCCTTCGAAGACAGCCAGTTGGCTCTCGTGTCCCTGGAGTGGCTCAAGAGCAGCGACCGCGCCCAGGATGCAGCCTTTGCCGCCGGCTGGGACCTGCTGGTCGTCGACGAAGCGCACCACCTGGTGTGGCATCCGGAGCAGGCCAGCCCTGAGTACCGTCTTGTGGAGCAATTGGCCGAGGTCATCCCCGGTGTCCTGCTGCTCACCGCCACCCCGGAACAGCTGGGTCTGGAAAGCCACTTCGCGCGCCTGAGACTGCTGGACCCGAGCCGTTTCCACGACCTGGAGGCCTTCCGTGCGGAAAGCGCCAACTATCGCCAGGTGGCCGAAGCCGTCCAGGAACTGCTGGACCAGGGCCGCCTGAGCGCCAAGGCCGAAGCAACCATCAAGGGCTTCCTCGGCGAAGAAGGCGAAGGTCTGCTGCACGCCCTTGCCGGTGGCGACGAAGAAGCCGCACCACGCCTGGTGCGCGAGTTGCTCGACCGTCATGGCACTGGCCGCGTGCTGTTCCGCAACACCCGCGCCGCCGTGCAGGGCTTCCCCGAGCGCCAGCTGCACCCCTACCCGCTGCCCAACCCGGTCGAGTACATGGAGCTGCCTATCGGCGAGCACCCTGATCTCTACCCGGAAGTCAGCTTCCAGTCCCAGCAGGACAACAGCGACGAAACCGAACGCTGGTGGCGCTTCGATCCGCGCGTCGAATGGCTCATCGACACCCTGAAGATGCTGAAGAAGTTCAAGGTGCTGGTGATCTGTGCCCACGCGGAAACCGCCCTGGACCTGGAAGACGCGCTGCGCGTGCGCTCCGGCATCCCGGCTACCGTATTCCACGAAGGCATGAGTATCCTCGAGCGCGATCGCGCCGCCGCCTACTTCGCGGACGAGGAATTCGGTGCCCAGGTGCTGATCTGCTCTGAAATCGGCTCCGAGGGCCGCAACTTCCAGTTCGCCCATCATCTGGTGCTGTTCGACCTGCCGGCCCATCCGGACCTGCTGGAACAACGCATCGGCCGCCTCGACCGGATCGGCCAGAAACACACCATCCAACTCCATGTGCCCTATCTGGAAACCAGTCCGCAGGAGCGCCTGTTCCAGTGGTACCACCAGGCATTGAACGCCTTCCTCGCCACCTGCCCTACCGGCAGCGCCATCCAGCACAAGTTCGGACCGCGTCTGCTGCCGATGCTCGAAGGGGGTGATGACAGCGCCTGGGATGCCCTGGTGAGCGAAGCCGAAGCCGAGCGCAAACGCCTGGAAGGTGAAATGCACAACGGCCGCGACCGCTTGCTGGAACTCAACTCCGGTGGTGCCGGCGAAGGCGAGCGCCTGGTCGAGGACATTCTCGACCAGGACGACCAGTTCGCCCTGCCTCTTTATATGGAGTCTCTGTTCGAAGCCTTCGGTGTCGACAGTGAAGACCACTCCGAGAATGCTCTGGTGCTCAAGCCTGGCGAGAAGATGCTGGACGCCGGCTTCCCCCTCGGCGACGACGAAGGCGTGACCGTCACCTACGACCGCGACCAGGCCCTGTCCCGCGAGGACATGCAATTCCTCACCTGGGAACATCCCATGGTGCAGGGCGGCATGGACCTGGTGCTCTCCGGCTCCATGGGCAACACCGCGGTGGCGCTGATCAAGAACAAGGCGCTCAAGCCCGGCACCGTGCTGCTGGAACTGCTCTATGTCAGCGAAGCCGTCGCCCCGCGTGCCCTGCAACTGAGCCGCTTCCTGCCACCCAAGGCCCTGCGCTGCCTGCTGGATGGCAACGGTAACGACCTGGCGTCCAAGGTGGCCTTCGACACCCTCAACGACCAATTGGAAAGCGTGCCGCGCGGCAGCGCCAACAAATTCGTCCAGGCCCAGCGCGACGTGCTCGCAGCGCAAATCAACGCCGCCGAAGCCAAGATCGCCCCGCGCCATGCCGAGCGCGTTGCCGAAGCCAAGCGCCGTCTGAAGGCCGAACTGGACGAAGAACTGGCCCGCCTCACCGCACTTCGGGCGGTCAACCCGAGTGTGCGCGACAGCGAGCTGGAAGCCGTCCGCCACCAGCGTGACGAAGGCCAGCAACTGCTGGACAAGGCCGCGCTGCGATTGGAGTCGATCCGGGTGCTGGTAGCGGGGTAA
- a CDS encoding DUF2790 domain-containing protein has protein sequence MKMASVVSALLTSLAPSVFAQDGPQNQGSGIAPVDYHYGMEVDIQKVLHRTDTSQKTGVVPVTLVYEDSEGEVHKLRFLEWGGSTATPDLPQIG, from the coding sequence ATGAAAATGGCCTCGGTTGTAAGCGCCCTGCTCACTAGCCTCGCGCCCAGCGTATTCGCCCAGGATGGCCCCCAGAATCAAGGCTCCGGCATCGCGCCGGTGGATTACCACTACGGGATGGAAGTCGATATCCAGAAAGTGCTGCACCGCACCGACACCTCCCAGAAGACCGGTGTAGTGCCCGTCACGCTCGTCTACGAAGACAGCGAGGGCGAAGTCCACAAGCTCCGCTTCCTCGAGTGGGGTGGCAGCACCGCCACTCCCGACCTCCCCCAGATCGGCTGA
- a CDS encoding ABC transporter ATP-binding protein yields the protein MLFQRFERLIDVFRQAPDEMPPRSVLRFYVYYLRQVWPIFSALLLVGLIVALIEVALFSFLGRLVDLVQATPVGELFQRHGAELAWMAVVTLILRPLFNSLHDLLVHQSITPGLTNLIRWQNHRYVLKQSLGFFQNDFAGRIAQRIMQTGNSLRDSAVQAVDALWHVLIYAISSLVLFAEADWRLMIPLVLWIASYLYALYYFVPRVKQRSVESSDSRSRLMGRIVDGYTNIATLKLFAHTREEEDYAREAIGDQTRKSQAMARVITAMDATVTIMGGLLIVSTCGLALWLCNQGLISVGAIALATGLVIRIISMSGWIMWVVTGIFDNIGQVQDGMQTIAVPRQVTDHPNAAPLRVERGEVRFEHIAFHYGKGSGVIEGLDLVVRPGEKIGLVGPSGAGKSTLVNLLLRLYDLESGRILIDGQDIAQVTQESLRAQIGMVTQDTSLLHRSIRDNLLYGRPGASDAELLDAVQKARAGEFVPQLSDANGRRGFDAHVGERGVKLSGGQRQRIAIARVLLKDAPILILDEATSALDSEVEAAIQESLETLMHGKTVIAIAHRLSTIARMDRLVVLDKGRIVESGSHSQLLECGGLYARLWQHQTGGFVGVE from the coding sequence ATGCTATTCCAACGCTTCGAGCGTCTGATCGACGTCTTTCGTCAGGCGCCAGACGAAATGCCGCCGCGCAGCGTCCTGCGCTTCTACGTCTATTACCTGCGCCAGGTATGGCCGATCTTCAGCGCCCTGCTGCTGGTGGGGCTGATCGTTGCCCTGATCGAAGTGGCACTGTTCAGCTTCCTCGGCCGCCTCGTCGACCTGGTCCAGGCCACGCCGGTGGGAGAACTCTTCCAGCGGCATGGTGCAGAACTGGCCTGGATGGCCGTGGTGACACTGATCCTGCGACCGCTGTTCAACAGCCTGCACGATCTGCTGGTGCACCAGAGCATCACGCCCGGGCTGACCAACCTGATCCGCTGGCAGAACCACCGCTACGTGCTGAAACAGAGCCTAGGCTTCTTCCAGAACGACTTCGCCGGGCGCATCGCCCAGCGCATCATGCAGACCGGCAACTCCCTGCGCGACTCGGCGGTGCAAGCGGTGGACGCCCTCTGGCACGTGCTGATCTATGCGATCAGTTCCCTGGTGTTGTTCGCCGAGGCCGACTGGCGCCTGATGATTCCCCTGGTGCTGTGGATAGCCAGCTACCTCTATGCGCTCTACTACTTCGTGCCGCGAGTGAAGCAGCGCTCCGTGGAATCCTCCGATTCCCGCTCGCGGCTGATGGGGCGCATTGTCGACGGCTACACCAACATCGCCACCCTCAAGCTCTTCGCCCATACCCGCGAGGAAGAGGACTACGCCCGAGAAGCCATCGGCGACCAAACCCGGAAGAGCCAGGCGATGGCGCGAGTGATCACCGCCATGGACGCCACCGTGACCATCATGGGCGGCCTGCTGATCGTCAGCACCTGCGGCCTGGCCCTGTGGCTTTGTAACCAGGGTCTGATCAGCGTCGGCGCCATTGCCCTGGCCACCGGGCTGGTGATCCGCATCATCAGCATGTCCGGCTGGATCATGTGGGTGGTCACCGGCATCTTCGACAACATCGGCCAGGTACAGGACGGCATGCAGACCATCGCCGTGCCGCGCCAGGTGACCGACCACCCGAACGCTGCACCGCTGCGGGTAGAGCGAGGCGAAGTGCGTTTCGAGCACATCGCCTTCCACTACGGCAAGGGCAGCGGAGTGATCGAGGGCCTGGACCTGGTGGTGCGGCCTGGCGAGAAGATCGGTCTGGTCGGCCCCTCCGGTGCCGGCAAGTCGACCCTGGTCAACCTGCTGCTGCGACTTTACGACCTGGAAAGCGGACGCATCCTCATCGACGGCCAAGACATCGCCCAGGTAACCCAGGAAAGCCTGCGGGCTCAGATCGGCATGGTCACCCAGGACACCTCGCTGCTGCACCGTTCGATCCGCGACAACCTGCTCTATGGCCGCCCCGGCGCCAGCGATGCCGAACTGCTGGATGCGGTGCAAAAGGCCCGCGCCGGCGAATTCGTCCCACAGCTTTCGGACGCCAACGGTCGGCGCGGCTTCGACGCCCATGTCGGCGAACGCGGCGTAAAGCTCTCCGGCGGCCAGCGCCAGCGCATCGCCATTGCCCGCGTGCTGCTCAAGGACGCCCCCATCCTGATCCTCGACGAGGCCACCTCTGCACTGGACTCTGAAGTGGAAGCCGCCATTCAGGAAAGTCTGGAAACGCTCATGCACGGCAAGACGGTCATCGCCATCGCCCACCGTCTGTCCACCATCGCGCGCATGGATCGCCTGGTGGTGCTGGACAAGGGGCGAATAGTGGAAAGCGGCAGTCACTCGCAGTTGCTGGAGTGCGGTGGTCTCTACGCGCGGCTCTGGCAGCACCAGACCGGAGGGTTCGTCGGCGTGGAATGA